One Deltaproteobacteria bacterium DNA segment encodes these proteins:
- a CDS encoding branched-chain amino acid ABC transporter permease: protein MRNHLLRNYLLCGVALLALTLVPLFCNNFIIRFATDILMFAIMASAWNLIGGYTGYASFGNVVFFGIGAYVTAVLMEKAGLNFFIAFLSAGMGAALFAILIGLPVLRLRGHYFAIATLGVAEAMKALVQNLEITEGNSGIYLPMMDLAVRKQYYFFFYMMLGTLVLTLIVTYILLNAKLGYSLIAIREDEDAANSVGINTTYAKTMAFALSGLFTGFCGSIYAYQQAFIKPGPAFTVHTTVKMIVMAVFGGMGKLFGPLLGAFSIEIISEFLSNYFLLAHTLFFGVVVILAIVFTPKGIIDMIIQKRFGLAYFLENIREHRV from the coding sequence TCGCTTTACTGGCTCTGACACTCGTGCCGCTGTTCTGCAACAATTTCATTATCAGATTCGCAACTGACATTCTGATGTTCGCCATCATGGCAAGCGCCTGGAATCTTATCGGCGGCTACACCGGCTATGCCTCGTTTGGCAACGTGGTCTTTTTTGGCATCGGCGCCTATGTCACTGCAGTATTGATGGAAAAGGCAGGACTCAATTTTTTTATTGCTTTTTTGTCAGCAGGTATGGGGGCCGCCCTCTTTGCCATCCTCATTGGTCTGCCAGTTCTGCGACTCCGGGGCCATTATTTTGCCATTGCCACCCTGGGTGTTGCTGAAGCCATGAAAGCTCTGGTGCAAAACCTTGAAATAACCGAGGGAAACTCGGGCATCTACCTGCCCATGATGGATCTGGCTGTCAGAAAGCAATATTATTTTTTCTTTTACATGATGCTCGGCACCCTGGTTCTCACCCTGATCGTCACTTATATTTTGCTCAATGCCAAGCTGGGCTACTCTCTGATTGCTATTCGCGAGGATGAGGATGCAGCCAATTCCGTGGGCATCAACACCACCTATGCCAAGACCATGGCCTTTGCTCTCAGCGGCCTCTTCACCGGCTTCTGCGGCAGTATCTATGCCTATCAACAGGCATTCATCAAACCGGGGCCTGCTTTTACGGTGCACACTACCGTAAAGATGATCGTCATGGCCGTCTTTGGCGGCATGGGCAAGCTGTTCGGCCCCCTGCTGGGAGCCTTTAGCATTGAAATCATCTCCGAGTTCTTGTCCAATTATTTCCTCCTGGCCCACACCCTTTTCTTTGGCGTTGTGGTGATTCTGGCCATCGTTTTTACACCCAAGGGTATTATTGACATGATAATCCAGAAGAGATTCGGGCTCGCTTACTTTCTGGAAAATATCCGCGAACACCGGGTATAA